A stretch of Tripterygium wilfordii isolate XIE 37 chromosome 11, ASM1340144v1, whole genome shotgun sequence DNA encodes these proteins:
- the LOC120008792 gene encoding uncharacterized protein LOC120008792, with amino-acid sequence MIPVQPIQPLVPVDPSYDAFVKALVELDLEFAHPEMFYFAVELFFSTPHRQLFLALPSQAYMSTSSTSSSSSSSSDDMVDSEQIKIITLAKQYLDGRTSSNASRQKNPCRTCTLKGHDWVVDVLQGHPVRCHDAFRMPVDVFRRLCMVLRDDHGLTGSTNVSIPEMVVMFVYTLGHAQSNRDIQERFQHSGEPISRLFHTVLLAVMKLSEEIIKPRGNSLHETPRYIRDHAKVEYRICFKDCIGALDGCHISAIVSPENKPKYVGRKGVPTQNVLAVCDFDMMYTYISVGWPGSAHDSRVLEHSLRVERLKFPKPPLGMEMVFTNINVVALLRNVIERTFGVTKKKWRILNSMTSFHIRTQSMIVIACMALHNFIRLHAAGDVDFVDIDSPSTSEDAYMTDLGTQNVENAEDEYLVIDDTSMSQFRDMLAEQLSIV; translated from the exons ATGATC CCAGTGCAGCCTATTCAGCCTTTGGTTCCAGTTGATCCATCATACGATGCATTTGTGAAGGCCTTAGTGGAGTTAGACCTTGAATTTGCACATCCTGAGATGTTTTACTTTGCTGTGGAACTATTCTTTTCGACTCCGCACAGGCAACTGTTCTTGGCTTTACCA TCTCAGGCAT ATATGAGTACAAGTTCAACAAGTAGTTCTAGTTCTAGTAGTAGTGATGATATGGTTGACAGTGAACAAATTAAGATCATTACTTTAGCCAAGCAATACCTTGATGGAAGGACTTCCAGTAATGCTTCAAGGCAAAAAAATCCATGTCGGACTTGTACATTAAAAGGTCATGATTGGGTTGTGGATGTCCTTCAAGGCCACCCCGTTCGCTGTCATGATGCATTTAGGATGCCGGTTGATGTTTTTAGGAGATTATGCATGGTTTTAAGGGATGATCATGGCCTCACGGGTTCGACAAATGTGAGCATTCCTGAAATGGTTGTGATGTTCGTATATACATTGGGACATGCTCAGTCAAACCGTGATATCCAAGAGCGATTTCAACATTCTGGTGAGCCTATTAGTCGCTTGTTCCATACGGTATTGCTTGCTGTTATGAAATTGTCGGAGGAAATAATCAAACCTCGTGGCAACTCGTTGCATGAAACTCCGAGGTATATAAGAGACCATGCAAAGGTTGAATATCGTATATGCTTCAAGGATTGCATTGGGGCACTAGATGGGTGTCATATCTCGGCTATTGTAAGTCCGGAGAATAAACCAAAATATGTTGGGAGAAAAGGTGTCCCCACACAGAATGTACTGGCAGTGTGTGACTTCGATatgatgtatacatacatatctgTTGGATGGCCGGGCTCGGCGCATGATAGTCGTGTTTTGGAACATTCTCTGCGTGTGGAGAGGCTAAAGTTTCCGAAGCCACCTCTTGGTATGGAAATGGTTTTTACCAATATAAACGTTGTTGCTTTACTCAGAAATGTCATCGAACGAACTTTTGGGGTTACAAAGAAGAAATGGCGGATATTGAATTCAATGACTTCTTTTCATATAAGGACCCAGTCAATGATTGTTATTGCTTGCATGGCCCTGCATAATTTTATCCGGCTACATGCTGCTGGTGACGTTGACTTTGTTGACATTGACTCACCGTCCACTAGCGAAGATGCCTACATGACTGATCTCGGCactcaaaatgttgaaaatgCAGAAGATGAATATTTAGTAATTGACGATACGAGTATGTCTCAGTTTCGGGATATGCTTGCCGAACAACTTTCTATCGTGTGA
- the LOC120008439 gene encoding uncharacterized protein LOC120008439, protein MSRKGKETLVETEGGKFKWDNDSTKIFLDMLHVWKKKNIGLLKWDKISEEFKKVSGLSCTPQKLKTKHDNMKQNWQLFNRLMTVETGLGFNSETGKVQASDDWWAARIQENINFKKFKTTGLPLREEQDKLWGGQTATGDDCFTPAIVVEDGFPETFGDDCYTPQPFQADSEHFFDTMSTGSSPVKASTPLQGSASTV, encoded by the exons ATGAGTAGGAAAGGGAAGGAAACTTTGGTAGAGACAGAGGGTGGTAAATTTAAATGGGATAATGACTCTACCAAAATTTTCTTGGATATGCTACATgtttggaagaagaaaaatattggCCTATTGAAGTGGGATAAAATTTCGGAAGAGTTTAAGAAAGTTAGTGGGTTGAGCTGCACCCCACAGAAGTTGAAGACGAAACACGACAATATGAAACAGAATTGGCAGTTGTTTAATAGGCTTATGACTGTTGAGACAGGTCTTGGCTTCAATTCTGAAACAGGCAAGGTCCAGGCAAGTGATGATTGGTGGGCAGCTCGAATTCAG GAGAATATTAACTTCAAGAAGTTTAAGACAACTGGATTGCCTCTACGTGAAGAGCAAGATAAGTTGTGGGGTGGCCAAACAGCTACTGGGGATGACTGCTTCACTCCTGCTATTGTAGTGGAGGATGGATTTCCTGAAACCTTTGGAGATGATTGCTACACTCCACAACCATTTCAAGCAGATTCAGAACATTTTTTTGATACTATGTCAACTGGTTCATCACCTGTGAAGGCAAGCACACCACTTCAAGGTTCTGCCTCAACAGTTTGA